Within the Flavobacteriales bacterium genome, the region CTGCCTACGGCAGGCATAATCGGTAAAAAGAGGTGATTATGGATGCCTGTAGTCAGTTCTAACGAATTTAAGGAAGGGGAGGGGGATTTACAAGCTATCGAATGGACTTTTTACGTTCTGAAGCGATTTGGTGCTTACATGTGTATATATCTCCGTTGTTTTGGAACTGTTATGACCCAAAATGGTCTGTATATATCGCAAATCGGTGCCGGCTTCCAGCAGATGGGTGGCAAAACTGTGACGAAGCCAATGCAGACTAACCGGTTTTTTTATTCCCGCCTTTTCAACGGCATGCTTTAATACGGAGGCCAGACTTTTTTCGGAATACTGACCACCGTACTGACCTTCAAAAAGCCAATCGTGCGGACGATAAACTTTATAATAATCACGAAGGAGTTCCAGAATTTTAGGAGAGAGATTAACAGTTCGGTCCTTACCGCCCTTCCCTTTTCGTATAATAATCATCATGCGTTCCGAATGGATATCACTTTTTTTTAGGTTCAATAACTCACTTCTGCGCAAACCTGCCGAATACAACAGCGAAAGCATGGCTCTGTGTTTAATGTTTTCAGGAGCATCCAGAATAGCTTTTACTTCCTCCTTGCTCAAAACATTGGGAAGAGATTTTATGCGTTTCGGTCGGTGAATGAGTTCCGGATCAATGGAGATTTTACGGATTTCCCGAAAGTAAATTTTTAATGCATTCACCACCTGATTCTGATAGGAAAATGAAAATTTCCGCGCGAGGATAAAATGGTTGTTAAAATCAATCAGATCCTGTTCGGCATAATCTTCAAACGAGCGATCCGGAAAAAAGGCGAAGAAAGCTTTGAGAGCATCAGAGTAGGTGAGGACGGTATTATGACTATAGCGTTTACTTTTTAAAAAGTCGCGGAATTTTTCAAGCTGATCAATCAACTCCGGATTTAAGGGACGCTTAGCGGTATTCGCCACCGGGTGAAGCATGGTATGGTGACCGCTTTCCTGGAACTCAAATTTTTTACTTAGAACAACACGCGCTTTATTTCGCATCGTATCGAGAAGCAAAAGCAAACTATCTTTTCGGTACGGCATATGCCATGCCCGTATCGACCGGCTCCAGCTTGCGCCCGGAATTTTTTTTAATTCAGTATGCAAAAGAGCATTGTATTCAAACTCAAGTTTCAGACGCGCCTTCCCCTTATGAGAAATTTCGCGAACCGTAATAACAGGTAATTCCATAATTGTAAAAAGATCCATCAAACCTCAGAATTAAATGAATCCATTCGCAATCAA harbors:
- a CDS encoding site-specific integrase — encoded protein: MELPVITVREISHKGKARLKLEFEYNALLHTELKKIPGASWSRSIRAWHMPYRKDSLLLLLDTMRNKARVVLSKKFEFQESGHHTMLHPVANTAKRPLNPELIDQLEKFRDFLKSKRYSHNTVLTYSDALKAFFAFFPDRSFEDYAEQDLIDFNNHFILARKFSFSYQNQVVNALKIYFREIRKISIDPELIHRPKRIKSLPNVLSKEEVKAILDAPENIKHRAMLSLLYSAGLRRSELLNLKKSDIHSERMMIIIRKGKGGKDRTVNLSPKILELLRDYYKVYRPHDWLFEGQYGGQYSEKSLASVLKHAVEKAGIKKPVSLHWLRHSFATHLLEAGTDLRYIQTILGHNSSKTTEIYTHVSTKSLQNVKSPFDSL